DNA from Stegostoma tigrinum isolate sSteTig4 chromosome 8, sSteTig4.hap1, whole genome shotgun sequence:
tgacaatggattcatggtcatcattaaactcttaattccagactttttttgttattgaattcaaatgcctccatctgtcatggtgggatttaaacccagggtccccagaacattacctgggactctggatttacagtccagcgattataccactaggccattgcctcattTACGCCGTGTTCTTGATGCTCTGACCTGGTCTgacgtacatgtgactccagatccacagcaatgtcgaCTGGTTGAATggcaattgccctctgaaatagcccagcaagccactcagttcgaGGGtagagtgtgaagctggctgaacacagcagccaagcagcatcttaggagcacaaaagctgacgttttgggcctagacccttcatcagagagggggatggggagagggttctgaaataaatttcctctccccatccccctctctgaagggtctaggcccgaaacatcagcttttatgctcctgagatgctgctctgcctgctgtgttcatccagctccacactttgttatctcggattctccagcatctgcagttcccattatctcagttcaaGGGTAGTTAGGTATGGGCAACAATGGTTCGCCTTTGTTTgcaacattcacatcccaagattttttttatttggagACGGCTATCTATTTTATAAACTCAAAGTGTACCTATTTATTCTGTTAGCCTCTGAGCTACAAATTGCTAGAAGTTGCTTTGAGGCATGGTGGTACAGGATTCCACAAGAGCCAGTAGCCCATTGGTATTTCCTCCAAATAAATCTGTCTTCATTGTGAGGTCAGAAAGGTGTTGACAGTTTAGTTGATAGACTCAAAACTTGTCCCATTCCCAATCTAAAAGGTCACATGTGCCCATGTTGTTGAGAGATAAAAAGGTgttatttcctgctcctctaatgctgcttggcctgctgtgttcattaaagcacacacactcttttgAAGTGACTTTCAGTGGCAGAGAGTCAGGATGTAGGAGGACGGAATCAGACAGGAGTAAGGGGCAAAAGAATTGAAGAGATGGGCAGTGAGGAGGTTAGAGTCCCCTCTCCAACTCATCTGCTACTCCcccttcctctcctcctcctcttctatCCCTCTTCCACTTCTCTTGAGTTGTAATCCAAATCCCCCGTCCGGTCCCAATCTTTCCTAAGTTCTAATGCCCCTCTCCCATTATAATGTTCATAGTACTACAGCCATGGTAAATCTAACACCTAATACAGCTTTAGCAGGAATAGCATTTCTTTTGCTTGCTGCTGTAAAGGAAGGTGTGACATTTTGTAAGGTGTTAACAAGTCTGGAAATGAACCTATTGTGTACATTTTATGGGCTGTCGATGTGCAGAAACAATTCAGACATATTAGCACTGAACTGACATCAATGGCAGTTTATTCATTCCCATTCTCCCCAGTTCTCTGAACAGTAATCAGTGTCTCATAAGTTTGtcctaaatgattttttttttaacacagcatGAATTCAAACTGGAAAAAGAAGCCAGAATGTGTCCTGGCCAAAATTACAAGCTGTGATGTGACCAGCCTGATGCAGAATGTAACAGATAGCTACGTTGCTGAGGTGGAGACCCACAGTGCAGAACCGACAGAGGAATTGGAAGAGTCACCTTTTGTCAGATCTAGCCAGTTCGAGCCCTTAAAGCAAAGTAAGTGTCTCCAATATTTCCACACCACGGGGCAGCCTGTTTTATAGAGTTTACAGCAGTCAGCATAACTTGTTCTTTTGTAGTAATTTGAATAGTGAAATGTTCCTGGGTGTTGTATAGGAGCTTTATCGGAATGTTTGATTGTGCCATGTGAAAGGAAATTTGGAAAGCTGACCAACACGTTGGTTGAGTTCTAAGGTGCTGCTAGGcccgctgtgttcacccagctgtataccttgttatctcggttgAGTTCTTGAAGTAATTTTTAAGGCAGGGACATAAAGAGGATGTGAATGGTAAAGAGTcgaagaggtttagggagggagttgcagATCTTAAGGCAAAGTTAGCTGAAGGCCTGGCCATCCATGATGCAGCAGTTCAAATTGGAGATGCATACGAGGCCAGACTTCGTGCATTACAAATAttctgggtgggggtgggggggctagCGGTGGGCAAGTGCGATTCTAAATCTTGAGCAGGTCATAGAGTTGGGGAGAAAGGAGGCCGAAGGaaggatttgaaaaaaaagtgtgaGAAAGTTAAAATTGAGATATCGCTAGTTCTGAGAGCatggataaatggcagatgatgCGAGATTTGACCAGCAGAGCTTTGAGTGAGCCATTAGAGGTTGAATGctgggagagtgttggagtgatCTTACCATTAACTGCGACCTGTCATccaccttccttccttccttctcaCTGAAACAGAATATTGCTGGAAACACACAATAGATGCTTCACAAGCACAGTAAAGAGAAAGGACCATATTTCTCATGAAGGGATGAATCAGAAAAGTCTATTCTCTGTACAGGTGCTGATATACCAAACTCCTTTGCTTCTGTATTTATCATGTTCTCTTCCTTACTGGGACATACATGAACAATCTTCTTATTCAGCTGTAAGAGAACATATTACTAAAAATGAAATAACGGAATGAGTCAAGCTTAAGAGTCAGATTAAATGGGCACAAAagagaaaattaaaaatgaatgcaTCATAGAATAGTTCAGTACAgcagaggccctttggcccatctagtctgtactgccaaaaatatattactacctacactagtcccactttcccacactaggccactagccttgaatgttatgacacaacACGTGCTCATCCAAGAACtgttaaagattgtgaggtttctgcctcagccaccctccCTGGTAACCATCCtaccatcctaccaacctccacgtgaaaacatttttcttccaatcccatctaaacctcctgcctttcactttaaaattatgccccattGTATTGACCTTTCAACCAAGTATAGCTGCTTTCAATTCACCCCGTCCATCCCCCTCATAATCGTATGCACCTCTATTGGGTATCTCCCTCAAACTTCGGTGCTGTAATGAAAAAACataagcttatccagcctcccttCATTGCCTAGGGTGGAGCATTTCAGCATCATCCCAAATAATCTCTTTTGCACCCCAACCTCACCTGTACAATCACACTCTTTCATGATAGggtgctgaccagaactgcacacaatactccagctgaggcctgaCCGaagtcctgcacagctgcagcacGACCTCCCTGCACTTATAATCTACAGCTGACAAAGGAAAACATCCTAAAAGTCTCTGTAACTACCCCATTaatctgtcctgccactttcaaggagctgtgacCAATACACCAAGattgtggggaggtgatgggcctagtggtattattgctagacccacaaactcagctaatgttcctGGAACCCAAGCTtgaatgccaccatggcagatggtggtatttgaattcaataaaaaagctggaattaagaatctgttgACTTACTGTAAACCATTGTGAAGTaaccattgtcaggagaaacccatctggttcactcatgtcctaaagggaaggaaatctaccatcctcacctggtctggcctacatatgattccagacccacagcaacgtggttgactctcaactgtcctttgaaatgacctagcaagccacttaACGTCAGCTAGgcacaggtaataaatgctggccagctagagACGCCCACATctcacgagtgaataaaaaagattCTTCTGAGCACCGTAGTGTCTTGCCATTTATTGAGTATTCCCTCATTATTCGTTCTTCCAATGTGCATCACTTCACTTTTATCAGGGATTATATTCCATCTAGCGCTGATCTGGTCACCTGACCAATCTCCGCTTCAAACCTAACACCTGCCTCCTCATTGTCAACCATGCAACCAAGCTTTTTGCCACATAGTCAAAGTGTTCCCCACATTGCACCCACTGAACCAGAATTTCCAGTTGTAATGATTGTGACAGTGCCTGTTGTAACTGACAGCAATGTCTAGCAACGCACAAGCACAGTCAAATGTAAACTTCAATAGTATTTGTAAGTGAAGGCCTGTGCCTTTACAGGGTAAGCTGCTGCAGTCTTCAAAGAAGGTATCGACACAGAATCCATCTTTTATATCAGCTTCAACATTTCACACCCAGTACTGCTTCATAAAAAGGTTGAACAAGTTCAGTGTTGTCAACATTGTGTATACCAAGACATAGTTACTGCTGAAAAACACTGCCCCTGAAGAAGTTATTTTAAGAGGATGGAGTATCATTCTTTCCCCTCCATCATTCcaaaagttctgatgaagggtctaggcccgaaacgtcagcttttgtgctcctgagatgctgcttggcctgctgtgttcatccagcctcacattttattatcttggaattctccagcatctgcagttcccattatctctgattccaaaaGTTgtgacagtttttaaaaaatcttatttATCATATTATATTCTTCACCCCAAATCTCATGTACATCCCTTAATTTTCTTTTTTGCATTTTGTAAACTGCTTGAGTTTAATTATAATGCGTGCTTTGTTGTCTGAAAGAATTCTTCAATTTGATTGGTTGCTCAATTCGCTTGCTGCCATCACCATTACTGAAGTCTACTGAGTTCCCATTAATGGCCCCACATTCAGAGTCAGAATAAGCAAAAAGATTGCTCTAGGTCCAGTTAAATCACTGTGCCAGGCTGTTTTTAAGGTTAGTGGCTAGTGGCGTCCTTTCATTAATAACTGCTTATTGCATGCCAACAAATTTTGAGCATTTATATCATGTTGCAGCATAAGAGCAATAAAAGAATATTCTTGCCAGAAATGATATATGTTGGATTAACATGGTGATGTTCTTTATATTCTAGCTGACGTTGGAGAAGCAAgctttcaaatttttaaaaagagtcaAGATGAGATTGAAGTGTTAGTAGAAGATCCACTTACAGGCATCATGTTTCCTAATAAGACTTCAAAAACTCTGCGTGATATCTATGGGACAGATCTCAAATACAAGGTGTTTTACTGGAAAGATGGCACAAGTGGCCAGGTTTGTTCAAGCGTTGtgacaaatttgtttttttttctgtttgaataATCCTTGTATTCCTGATTTAAAAACAGCAATCTTTAAATAACTTTGTTTCTACAGAAAACTCAAACTGACAACAATCAAAGAATAATTATTAagattgacaagggagtcaatTACTGCTTCTTTGTTCAAATCCACATTACATCACCATTCAAAAATAGCCCAAAATCTCAAAGCAAATGCACAGATCTTCAAACCACAGGTAAGCCCTTGTTTATTTGAAACAGTAGTCCTGCTTTATAAGGGACCCCATCCATCAGGTGTACTCTGAATCTGAGGAACTGCTATTGCTGATTTGGAAGCAAAAtgttgtagatgctggaaatcagaaacaaaagtatgAAGTGCTAGAGAAAGCCAggaggcctgacagcatctgtggagaatatcagacttgaaacatgaactctatttctctctctgcaaatgctgccaaatcCTGCTTTCTTCCGCTCTTCTGCTTTTACTGTTGCTGATACTTATCCAGAGAATTCTTTTCTATTTAAAGAATAATAATCTAAGTACCCATTGACCAGGAGACCCTCAGTATCTTGCAAAATTCATTCTCTTTAACAGCACTTCACAATGATGCACTTCAGTAAAA
Protein-coding regions in this window:
- the f3a gene encoding coagulation factor IIIa, translating into MGSRSNIVISLGLALICLRCGLSSGTSLQPVRNLTWKSFNFRTTLQWEVTSQDSVYTVRLHSMNSNWKKKPECVLAKITSCDVTSLMQNVTDSYVAEVETHSAEPTEELEESPFVRSSQFEPLKQTDVGEASFQIFKKSQDEIEVLVEDPLTGIMFPNKTSKTLRDIYGTDLKYKVFYWKDGTSGQKTQTDNNQRIIIKIDKGVNYCFFVQIHITSPFKNSPKSQSKCTDLQTTEYGLGLYAIIIVGALVVISVIIGVTVCLCRRKTVHNNAETNPLKTVSA